A genomic region of Sulfobacillus acidophilus DSM 10332 contains the following coding sequences:
- a CDS encoding translation elongation factor G (PFAM: Elongation factor Tu domain 2; Elongation factor G C-terminus; Elongation factor Tu GTP binding domain; Elongation factor G, domain IV~TIGRFAM: translation elongation factor EF-G; small GTP-binding protein domain~COGs: COG0480 Translation elongation factors (GTPase)~InterProIPR000795:IPR004161:IPR005517:IPR000640:IPR 004540:IPR005225~KEGG: tjr:TherJR_0293 translation elongation factor G~PFAM: Protein synthesis factor, GTP-binding; Translation elongation factor EFTu/EF1A, domain 2; Translation elongation factor EFG/EF2, domain IV; Translation elongation factor EFG/EF2, C-terminal~SPTR: Elongation factor G 1;~TIGRFAM: Translation elongation factor EFG/EF2; Small GTP-binding protein) produces the protein MARQFSLERTRNIGIMAHIDAGKTTTTERILFYTGRVHKLGEVHEGTATMDWMVQEQERGITITSAATTAQWRGHRINIIDTPGHVDFTVEVERSLRVLDGAIAVFDAKGGVEPQSETVWRQADKYGVPRIAYINKMDIVGADFAMCVDQIRTRLGANPVAIQWPVGAEDTFRGIVDLVRMEAYFYLDDLGTRGEYEPIPEELVDVCNERRQLLLEACADVDDALMEKYLDGEELTTEEIRQALRKGTLSGQLVPVLCGSSYRNKGVQPLLDAVVDYLPSPLDIGATRGTDPNTGEEIYREVSDDAPFSALAFKIMTDPFVGKLAFFRVYSGTLSSGSYVYNVTKGRRERIGRVLQMHANHREEIDTVYTGDIAAAVGLKDTGTGDTLADESHPILLESMVFPEPVISVAIEPKTKADQDKMGTALAKLAEEDPTFRMYTDQETGQTIIAGMGELHLEIIVDRLLREFKVQANVGKPQVAYKETIRKQVEAEGKFIRQSGGRGQYGHVWLRLEPLEPGQGFEFVNKIVGGVVPKEYIPAVEAGVKEAMQSGVLAGYPTIDVRATLFDGSFHEVDSSEMAFKIAASMGFKEGARKADPVLLEPIMAVEVVVPEEYMGDIIGDLNARRGRIEGMDPRPGGVQAIRGFVPLAEMFGYATDLRSKTQGRGTYTMQFSHYEEAPRHITEQVIKAKR, from the coding sequence ATGGCCCGTCAATTTAGTCTCGAACGGACCCGCAACATCGGAATCATGGCCCACATCGACGCCGGTAAAACCACCACCACGGAACGTATTTTGTTCTACACGGGGCGGGTGCATAAGCTCGGTGAGGTGCATGAAGGCACTGCCACGATGGACTGGATGGTCCAGGAGCAGGAGCGCGGGATTACGATCACGTCGGCGGCCACCACGGCGCAATGGCGCGGACACCGTATCAACATTATTGACACGCCCGGCCACGTGGACTTTACGGTTGAGGTAGAGCGCTCGCTTCGGGTACTTGACGGAGCGATTGCCGTGTTTGATGCCAAAGGTGGTGTCGAGCCTCAGTCGGAAACCGTGTGGCGGCAAGCGGACAAATACGGCGTGCCGCGTATTGCCTACATCAATAAGATGGACATCGTCGGCGCGGATTTTGCGATGTGCGTGGACCAAATCCGTACGCGCCTAGGGGCAAACCCGGTGGCCATCCAATGGCCGGTGGGTGCGGAAGACACGTTTCGCGGAATCGTAGATTTGGTACGCATGGAAGCGTACTTCTATTTAGATGATCTGGGAACGCGCGGAGAATACGAGCCGATTCCGGAAGAGTTGGTCGATGTGTGCAACGAGCGGCGGCAATTATTGCTGGAAGCGTGTGCGGATGTCGACGATGCGCTGATGGAGAAGTACTTGGACGGCGAAGAGCTGACCACCGAAGAAATCCGCCAAGCCCTCCGGAAAGGAACTCTTTCGGGCCAGTTGGTGCCGGTTCTTTGCGGTTCGTCTTACCGTAACAAAGGGGTTCAACCCCTCTTGGATGCCGTGGTGGACTATTTGCCTTCGCCGTTGGACATCGGGGCAACGCGCGGAACCGACCCGAACACGGGTGAGGAGATTTATCGGGAAGTCTCGGATGACGCGCCGTTTTCGGCGTTGGCGTTTAAAATCATGACGGATCCGTTCGTCGGGAAGCTCGCGTTCTTCCGGGTGTACTCAGGCACTCTGAGTTCCGGTTCTTATGTGTATAACGTGACCAAGGGCCGGCGGGAGCGGATCGGTCGGGTGCTGCAAATGCATGCCAACCACCGGGAAGAAATCGATACGGTCTACACCGGGGACATAGCCGCCGCGGTCGGCCTGAAAGACACCGGCACCGGTGACACGCTGGCCGACGAAAGCCACCCCATTCTGCTCGAATCGATGGTGTTCCCGGAGCCCGTCATTTCGGTCGCGATTGAACCCAAAACCAAAGCGGACCAAGATAAAATGGGGACCGCATTGGCGAAGTTGGCCGAAGAGGACCCCACGTTTCGGATGTACACCGATCAGGAAACCGGTCAAACCATTATTGCCGGGATGGGCGAGTTGCATCTCGAAATCATTGTCGACCGGTTACTGCGCGAATTTAAGGTGCAGGCCAATGTCGGGAAGCCTCAGGTCGCTTACAAAGAAACCATTCGGAAGCAGGTTGAAGCCGAAGGGAAGTTCATTCGCCAAAGTGGAGGCCGTGGGCAGTACGGGCACGTGTGGTTGCGCCTGGAACCGCTCGAACCGGGGCAGGGCTTCGAGTTTGTCAACAAAATTGTGGGTGGTGTCGTGCCGAAGGAGTACATTCCGGCGGTCGAAGCGGGAGTCAAGGAAGCGATGCAAAGCGGCGTTTTGGCCGGGTATCCCACGATTGACGTCCGTGCCACCCTCTTCGACGGGTCCTTCCATGAAGTCGACTCCAGTGAAATGGCGTTCAAAATCGCCGCTTCCATGGGGTTCAAAGAAGGGGCCCGCAAGGCCGACCCGGTGCTGCTGGAGCCGATTATGGCGGTCGAGGTGGTGGTCCCCGAAGAGTACATGGGGGACATCATCGGCGACCTGAATGCCCGGCGCGGCCGCATTGAGGGAATGGATCCGCGCCCCGGCGGAGTCCAAGCGATTCGCGGCTTTGTGCCGCTGGCCGAAATGTTCGGCTACGCTACCGATCTGCGTTCCAAGACGCAGGGCCGGGGCACTTACACGATGCAGTTTTCGCACTATGAAGAGGCACCGCGACACATCACCGAGCAGGTTATCAAAGCCAAGCGGTAA
- a CDS encoding translation elongation factor 1A (EF-1A/EF-Tu) (PFAM: Elongation factor Tu C-terminal domain; Elongation factor Tu domain 2; Elongation factor Tu GTP binding domain~TIGRFAM: small GTP-binding protein domain; translation elongation factor TU~COGs: COG0050 GTPase - translation elongation factors~InterProIPR000795:IPR004161:IPR004160:IPR004541:IPR 005225~KEGG: toc:Toce_2107 translation elongation factor 1A (EF-1A/EF-Tu)~PFAM: Protein synthesis factor, GTP-binding; Translation elongation factor EFTu/EF1A, domain 2; Translation elongation factor EFTu/EF1A, C-terminal~SPTR: Elongation factor Tu;~TIGRFAM: Translation elongation factor EFTu/EF1A, bacterial/organelle; Small GTP-binding protein): MAKKKYERTKPHVNVGTIGHVDHGKTTLTAAITRVLSTQGKAEFTAYDQIDKAPEERERGITIATAHVEYETDKRHYAHVDCPGHADYVKNMITGAAQMDGAILVVSAADGPMPQTREHILLARQVGVPNIVVFLNKADMVDDPELMELVEIEVRDLLSSYEFPGDEIPVVAGSALKALECGCGRRDCEWCGKIWQLMDAVDDYIPTPTRDTDKPFLMPVEDTHSITGRGTVVTGRVERGQIKVGEEVEIVGLTDTAKKTVVTGVEMFRKTLDVAVAGDNIGCLLRGVDKEEVERGQVLAKPGSIKPHTKYSAEVYVLTKEEGGRHTPFFNGYRPQFYFRTTDVTGVVQLPEGVEMVMPGDNIRMDVELIAPIAMEEGLRFAIREGGRTVGAGVVTAIKE; the protein is encoded by the coding sequence ATGGCGAAGAAGAAATACGAGCGCACCAAGCCTCACGTAAACGTAGGAACCATTGGACACGTTGACCATGGGAAAACCACCCTTACGGCGGCGATTACCCGTGTGTTGTCGACCCAAGGGAAGGCGGAGTTCACCGCTTACGACCAGATTGACAAGGCGCCGGAAGAGCGTGAGCGTGGGATTACCATCGCGACGGCCCACGTCGAGTACGAAACCGACAAGCGGCACTATGCTCACGTCGACTGCCCGGGGCACGCGGACTACGTGAAAAACATGATTACCGGGGCGGCCCAAATGGACGGTGCCATCTTGGTCGTATCGGCGGCCGACGGCCCGATGCCGCAGACACGGGAGCACATTTTGTTGGCCCGGCAGGTTGGCGTGCCGAACATCGTCGTGTTCCTGAACAAAGCCGACATGGTGGATGACCCGGAGTTAATGGAACTGGTCGAAATTGAAGTGCGCGACCTCTTATCCAGCTACGAATTCCCGGGTGACGAAATTCCGGTGGTCGCCGGATCCGCGCTTAAGGCTTTGGAATGCGGATGTGGCCGTCGCGACTGTGAATGGTGTGGCAAAATCTGGCAATTGATGGACGCGGTGGACGACTACATTCCGACCCCCACGCGGGACACCGACAAACCCTTCTTGATGCCGGTTGAAGACACGCACTCGATCACCGGTCGTGGCACCGTGGTGACCGGTCGTGTGGAGCGTGGTCAAATCAAGGTTGGCGAGGAAGTCGAGATCGTCGGGTTGACCGACACCGCCAAGAAGACGGTGGTAACCGGGGTCGAAATGTTCCGTAAGACCTTGGACGTCGCCGTGGCCGGAGACAACATCGGTTGCTTGCTGCGTGGTGTGGACAAAGAAGAGGTCGAGCGGGGGCAGGTTTTGGCCAAGCCCGGTTCGATTAAGCCGCACACCAAGTACAGCGCCGAGGTGTACGTGTTAACCAAAGAAGAAGGTGGGCGGCACACCCCGTTTTTCAACGGTTACCGGCCCCAGTTCTACTTCCGGACCACGGACGTAACCGGCGTGGTGCAGTTACCCGAGGGCGTGGAAATGGTCATGCCGGGTGACAACATTCGGATGGACGTGGAATTGATTGCGCCGATCGCCATGGAAGAAGGACTGCGGTTCGCGATTCGTGAAGGTGGGCGGACGGTCGGTGCCGGCGTTGTGACGGCGATTAAGGAGTAA
- a CDS encoding SSU ribosomal protein S10P (PFAM: Ribosomal protein S10p/S20e~TIGRFAM: ribosomal protein S10, bacterial/organelle~COGs: COG0051 Ribosomal protein S10~HAMAP: 30S ribosomal protein S10~InterPro IPR001848:IPR005731~KEGG: sth:STH3076 30S ribosomal protein S10~PFAM: Ribosomal protein S10~SPTR: 30S ribosomal protein S10;~TIGRFAM: Ribosomal protein S10, bacterial) has product MAQQKIRIRLKAYDHEVLDQSAVRIVETARRNGASVSGPIPLPTEKRIYTILTAPNGEKDIREQFERRVHKRLIDIMDPSQKTVNALMRLDLPAGVDIEIKL; this is encoded by the coding sequence GTGGCCCAACAAAAGATTCGCATACGACTGAAGGCGTACGATCATGAGGTGCTCGACCAGTCGGCGGTTCGGATCGTGGAGACGGCGAGGCGCAACGGCGCCTCCGTCTCCGGGCCCATACCGTTGCCTACCGAAAAGAGGATCTACACCATTTTGACCGCGCCGAACGGTGAAAAGGACATTCGGGAGCAATTTGAGCGGCGGGTGCATAAGCGATTGATCGACATCATGGACCCGAGCCAAAAAACCGTCAATGCGCTAATGCGCCTGGATCTCCCGGCTGGAGTGGACATCGAGATCAAGCTTTAG
- a CDS encoding 50S ribosomal protein L3 (PFAM: Ribosomal protein L3~TIGRFAM: 50S ribosomal protein L3, bacterial~COGs: COG0087 Ribosomal protein L3~InterPro IPR000597:IPR019927~KEGG: vpr:Vpar_1494 ribosomal protein L3~PFAM: Ribosomal protein L3~SPTR: 50S ribosomal protein L3;~TIGRFAM: Ribosomal protein L3, bacterial/organelle-type): MKGIMGIKLGMTQVFDEEGRAVPVTVIHAEPNQVLRVRTPESDGYEAVQLGVGAIKERKVAHQQRKDFAQRGLQPVRFVREFRLPGATELTPGSWLKVDEAFQPGDVVDVIGTSKGKGFAGAIKRWGFHRGPMSHGSKYHRRVGSLGPRTSGGGGRVHPGRRMPGRKGHARVTVLNLKVVRVDGDRNLLLVRGAVPGPKGSLVMVREAVRSRKGAV; this comes from the coding sequence ATGAAGGGAATTATGGGGATTAAGCTGGGGATGACTCAGGTGTTTGACGAAGAAGGGCGCGCCGTGCCTGTAACCGTCATCCACGCCGAGCCGAACCAGGTGTTGCGCGTCCGTACCCCGGAAAGCGATGGCTACGAGGCGGTCCAACTGGGCGTCGGCGCCATCAAGGAACGGAAGGTTGCGCACCAGCAGCGGAAGGACTTCGCCCAACGCGGACTCCAACCGGTTCGGTTTGTACGGGAATTCCGGTTGCCGGGGGCGACGGAGCTGACGCCCGGCAGTTGGCTAAAGGTGGATGAGGCGTTTCAACCCGGCGACGTGGTGGACGTCATCGGCACCAGCAAAGGGAAAGGGTTTGCCGGCGCCATTAAACGATGGGGGTTCCATCGCGGACCGATGAGCCACGGGTCGAAATATCACCGGCGGGTTGGGTCCTTGGGACCTCGGACTTCCGGAGGTGGGGGCCGGGTTCATCCCGGTCGGCGCATGCCGGGTCGGAAAGGGCACGCGCGGGTGACGGTGCTCAACTTGAAAGTGGTACGCGTAGACGGCGACCGGAATCTTCTACTGGTACGCGGCGCCGTGCCGGGCCCCAAGGGCTCCTTGGTCATGGTGCGGGAAGCCGTCCGCAGCCGGAAAGGAGCCGTCTGA
- a CDS encoding ribosomal protein L4/L1e (PFAM: Ribosomal protein L4/L1 family~TIGRFAM: 50S ribosomal protein L4, bacterial/organelle~COGs: COG0088 Ribosomal protein L4~InterPro IPR002136~KEGG: tmr:Tmar_2294 50S ribosomal protein L4P~PFAM: Ribosomal protein L4/L1e~SPTR: LSU ribosomal protein L4P), with protein MPNVNVYNLAGEVVGQMELSDAVFSVPANPALLHQVIVAYEANRRAGTAATKTRANVRGGGRKPWRQKGTGRARAGSTRAPHWRHGGVVFGPHPRDYSVRVPQKMRQAAIRQALSEKLRAQELIVVDSLALDQANTKQLVGALDRLNLGRNVMFITREPIETLKLSARNIKDIHATTTQSLDAYSLLRYHRVVLDKNAVEAVEGVFGS; from the coding sequence ATGCCAAACGTAAACGTCTATAACTTGGCCGGCGAAGTGGTCGGACAAATGGAGTTGTCGGATGCGGTATTCAGCGTGCCGGCTAATCCTGCGCTACTGCACCAGGTTATCGTGGCGTATGAAGCGAACCGGCGAGCCGGCACCGCGGCGACGAAAACTCGGGCCAATGTCCGCGGGGGTGGCCGCAAACCGTGGCGGCAAAAAGGCACCGGCCGGGCACGGGCGGGTAGCACACGGGCACCGCACTGGCGGCACGGTGGGGTGGTATTTGGACCGCACCCCCGCGACTACAGCGTGCGAGTGCCTCAAAAAATGCGGCAAGCCGCTATCCGGCAGGCACTATCCGAAAAGCTGCGCGCCCAGGAGCTCATCGTAGTCGACAGTCTCGCCTTGGACCAGGCGAACACCAAACAGTTGGTGGGCGCACTGGATCGCCTGAATCTCGGCCGTAACGTGATGTTTATTACGCGCGAGCCGATCGAGACCTTGAAGCTGTCGGCCCGTAACATCAAAGACATTCACGCCACCACCACCCAAAGTCTTGATGCCTATAGCCTCTTACGGTATCACCGTGTGGTGCTGGACAAAAACGCGGTGGAGGCTGTCGAGGGGGTGTTTGGCTCATGA
- a CDS encoding LSU ribosomal protein L23P (PFAM: Ribosomal protein L23~COGs: COG0089 Ribosomal protein L23~InterPro IPR013025~KEGG: tai:Taci_1182 ribosomal protein L25/L23~PFAM: Ribosomal protein L25/L23~SPTR: 50S ribosomal protein L23) has product MSPYDVILRPIITEASTDAMELNKYTFEVDRRANKIQIRRAVEEIFKVHVVKVNTTWVRGKTKRRGMNVGRTPDRKKAIVTLAPGESIELFEGV; this is encoded by the coding sequence ATGAGTCCTTATGATGTCATCTTGCGCCCGATTATTACCGAAGCGAGTACCGACGCGATGGAGTTGAACAAGTATACGTTTGAGGTGGATCGTCGGGCGAACAAAATTCAAATTCGCCGGGCGGTAGAAGAAATCTTTAAGGTACATGTAGTCAAAGTCAACACCACCTGGGTGCGGGGAAAGACCAAACGACGGGGAATGAATGTCGGCCGCACGCCGGACCGCAAGAAAGCGATTGTGACGCTCGCTCCGGGCGAAAGCATTGAGTTATTCGAAGGCGTTTAG
- a CDS encoding ribosomal protein L2 (PFAM: Ribosomal Proteins L2, RNA binding domain; Ribosomal Proteins L2, C-terminal domain~TIGRFAM: ribosomal protein L2, bacterial/organellar~COGs: COG0090 Ribosomal protein L2~InterPro IPR002171:IPR005880~KEGG: toc:Toce_0122 LSU ribosomal protein L2P~PFAM: Ribosomal protein L2~SPTR: 50S ribosomal protein L2;~TIGRFAM: Ribosomal protein L2, bacterial-type), whose amino-acid sequence MGVRKLKPTSPGVRHMTVATFEEITKKAPEKALTVGWHRKAGRNHHGHITVRHRGGGTKRRYRIIDFKRRKQNIPAVVEAIEYDPFRTARIALLKYEDGEKAYILAPLGLKVGDTVMAGPQADIKPGNALALADIPVGTIVHAVELYPGRGAQLARSAGTSAQLAAKEGKYALLRLPSGELRRVPVQCMATIGQVGNVEHENITIGKAGRSRWLGRRPTVRGVVMNPVDHPHGGGEGKAPIGRKHPVTPWGKPALGKKTRKRHKPSDRLIVRRRK is encoded by the coding sequence ATGGGCGTACGTAAACTAAAGCCGACCTCTCCTGGAGTGCGGCACATGACCGTGGCGACCTTTGAGGAGATCACCAAGAAGGCTCCGGAAAAGGCGCTTACGGTCGGGTGGCACCGGAAGGCCGGTCGTAACCACCACGGCCACATCACCGTACGGCACCGAGGCGGCGGCACCAAGCGCCGATACCGGATTATCGACTTTAAGCGGCGGAAGCAAAATATTCCGGCGGTGGTCGAGGCCATCGAATACGATCCGTTTCGCACCGCACGGATTGCGCTATTAAAATACGAGGATGGGGAAAAGGCCTACATTCTGGCCCCGCTCGGTCTCAAAGTGGGGGACACGGTCATGGCCGGTCCGCAGGCGGATATCAAGCCCGGTAATGCGTTGGCGTTGGCGGACATTCCCGTCGGTACCATCGTGCATGCCGTGGAATTATATCCCGGTCGCGGCGCCCAATTGGCCCGGTCGGCTGGCACGTCCGCGCAACTGGCGGCCAAAGAAGGCAAGTATGCCTTGCTGCGTCTGCCGTCCGGCGAATTGCGGCGGGTACCGGTGCAATGCATGGCCACGATAGGACAGGTCGGCAATGTGGAACACGAGAATATCACCATCGGTAAAGCCGGTCGGAGTCGATGGCTCGGTCGGCGGCCCACAGTGCGTGGGGTGGTAATGAACCCGGTTGATCACCCTCACGGGGGTGGTGAAGGGAAAGCGCCTATCGGGCGCAAGCACCCGGTGACGCCGTGGGGGAAACCGGCCCTCGGGAAAAAGACGCGTAAGCGCCACAAGCCGTCCGATCGGTTGATCGTGCGACGTAGGAAGTAG
- a CDS encoding ribosomal protein S19 (PFAM: Ribosomal protein S19~TIGRFAM: ribosomal protein S19, bacterial/organelle~COGs: COG0185 Ribosomal protein S19~InterPro IPR002222:IPR005732~KEGG: cth:Cthe_2907 30S ribosomal protein S19~PFAM: Ribosomal protein S19/S15~SPTR: Ribosomal protein S19;~TIGRFAM: Ribosomal protein S19, bacterial-type), with protein MGRSIKKGPYVEASLLKKIQEQNARNEKRVVKTWSRASTIVPDMVGHTIAVHDGRRHVPIYISEEMVGHKLGEFAPTRTFKGHADKSERSTGMR; from the coding sequence ATGGGACGTTCGATAAAGAAAGGTCCGTACGTTGAGGCCAGCCTCTTGAAAAAGATCCAAGAGCAAAATGCCCGCAACGAGAAGCGCGTGGTAAAAACATGGTCTCGCGCCTCAACGATTGTGCCTGACATGGTGGGACACACCATTGCCGTGCATGACGGACGTCGGCATGTGCCGATTTACATTAGTGAAGAAATGGTAGGCCATAAGCTGGGCGAGTTTGCCCCCACCCGTACCTTTAAAGGGCACGCGGACAAAAGCGAGCGGTCTACCGGCATGCGATAG
- a CDS encoding ribosomal protein L22 (PFAM: Ribosomal protein L22p/L17e~TIGRFAM: ribosomal protein L22, bacterial type~COGs: COG0091 Ribosomal protein L22~InterPro IPR001063:IPR005727~KEGG: vpr:Vpar_1489 ribosomal protein L22~PFAM: Ribosomal protein L22/L17~SPTR: 50S ribosomal protein L22;~TIGRFAM: Ribosomal protein L22, bacterial-type) has translation MAMEEVAEARAHVRHVRIAPRKVRIVVNLIRGKDLRDAQAILRHTPKRASRIVAKLLQSAAANAQHNHDLDPRDLYVHAIWVDGGPILKRIHPRSRGQAFPIMKRTSHISVVLRPRHSR, from the coding sequence ATGGCGATGGAAGAAGTTGCGGAAGCGCGCGCCCATGTGCGTCACGTGCGCATCGCGCCGCGGAAGGTGCGAATTGTGGTGAATTTGATTCGGGGCAAAGATCTGCGGGATGCACAAGCCATTTTACGCCATACGCCCAAACGGGCGTCACGCATCGTGGCGAAATTGTTGCAAAGTGCGGCCGCCAACGCCCAACACAATCATGACCTAGACCCGCGGGACTTGTATGTGCATGCGATTTGGGTTGATGGTGGACCGATTCTGAAGCGGATTCATCCCCGTAGCCGTGGGCAGGCCTTTCCGATTATGAAACGGACGAGTCATATTTCTGTGGTGCTGCGGCCGCGGCATTCACGCTAG
- a CDS encoding SSU ribosomal protein S3P (PFAM: KH domain; Ribosomal protein S3, C-terminal domain; Ribosomal protein S3, N-terminal domain~TIGRFAM: ribosomal protein S3, bacterial type~COGs: COG0092 Ribosomal protein S3~InterProIPR008282:IPR004044:IPR001351:IPR005704:IPR 004087~KEGG: tmr:Tmar_2289 30S ribosomal protein S3P~PFAM: Ribosomal protein S3, C-terminal; Ribosomal protein S3, N-terminal; K Homology, type 2~SMART: K Homology~SPTR: 30S ribosomal protein S3;~TIGRFAM: Ribosomal protein S3, bacterial): MGQKVHPKGLRLGIIRGWDSRWYSVPKETPGLLQEDQKIRRYVKKRHYNAGVSRVEIERTANKLKVTVHTGKPGMVIGKGGAGVEQLKKELETLTGKPINLNIVEVKNPEVDAQLVAESVASQLEKRIAFKRAMKQAVQRAMRQGAKGIKVMVSGRLGGAEIARREWTWEGSIPLHTLRADIDYGFAEAHTTYGVIGVKVWVYKGQILPGARRRPVAAEGGR; the protein is encoded by the coding sequence ATGGGTCAAAAGGTACATCCCAAAGGCCTCCGGCTCGGGATTATTCGGGGCTGGGACTCGCGCTGGTATAGCGTGCCGAAAGAGACGCCCGGGCTTTTGCAGGAGGATCAAAAAATCCGGCGGTATGTCAAAAAGCGGCATTACAATGCCGGAGTGTCGCGCGTAGAAATCGAGCGTACCGCCAACAAGTTGAAGGTGACCGTGCATACCGGAAAACCCGGCATGGTGATCGGTAAGGGCGGCGCCGGGGTGGAGCAGTTGAAAAAAGAGCTGGAAACCCTCACCGGAAAGCCTATCAACCTCAACATCGTCGAAGTGAAAAATCCGGAAGTGGACGCGCAATTAGTCGCGGAGTCGGTGGCCAGTCAGCTCGAAAAACGGATCGCGTTTAAACGGGCGATGAAGCAAGCGGTGCAACGGGCGATGCGGCAAGGCGCCAAGGGCATCAAAGTGATGGTCAGCGGCCGGCTCGGCGGGGCCGAAATTGCTCGCCGGGAGTGGACATGGGAAGGTTCCATTCCGCTTCACACATTGCGGGCGGACATTGACTACGGCTTTGCCGAGGCACACACCACGTATGGCGTGATTGGGGTCAAAGTGTGGGTTTATAAGGGTCAAATATTGCCTGGGGCGCGGCGGCGCCCGGTTGCGGCAGAAGGAGGGCGCTAA